From the genome of Drosophila melanogaster chromosome 2L, one region includes:
- the Acp36DE gene encoding accessory gland protein 36DE, isoform B, whose protein sequence is MWTLTCQQFIALILLGTLVPSESFLCKHCFRKNLEKVHESFRDILSPPIFGVNPQPLIEVQQPKVTPKPESSQVIHVHQPQVILKPIYYPKVDTISTKNQIGIHGPYSQYPSLLPSANLLGIPNQQLINAQDVLSDKDQKQTQVQNNNLHIRFGVSALREGRNNPSLETISRDKVDKISPALQLQLLRYADSQSQSQTQSQSASQSESNASSQFQAQEQSNRLLENPPVSESQSQSESQSQSESQKQSQSQSQRQQQIQTQLQILRQLQQKSNEQSAAQSASQIQSQRQSDSQSNLQLQEQSQSQSEQGKPIQSQIQILQGLQQKELDDKSASQSQSESKTRQEQQKQLNLQQLEELSSSLSQSRLGLGQQIQSQLQKNQLDKQFASQFQSQSKSQLEQQMQLQLQSLRQLQQKQLDEQSASQSQPQSQVAQQIQSHLQLLRLLQSRLKTQSALKSDLEQQILLQLKKLTEVQQKQLAEQPTLRPSSKSQSPGQLEQQILLQLQNLLQFQQNQLKSDTQTQSQLQESKSNSLSQSQSQSQEQLQLQRDQNLRQLEQIKLEMQNIRELLQKGKSELQTQSDSQRRIHELYQNILQLNKEKLSYQLKQLKLKELEDQKKSQAEISKGSNPSNLFIIGQLPSEGKPAPGNQGPSIEPKLVPQPGSLDKLPSGGGLIGKPASTGLYILSPDFNDLSDYRDQFRLQQELKKHQNILSLLQRRQNDIKKQQNAQLLLGQQQKEQQAQESINKQQSSSAGSSSQTKLQQDIQSTGAQGSQQGLQAGSTGLQTSSLQGTESSASQSAALQRLKEQEQLRIQTENDQKTSSSSSHSNSQNSQSSSSQSSQASQSEAQRQEAGNRNTLLLDQSSSKTQSESKSESSSQSSSHSSSQSTSNSSSNVQSKLQGESQALLNNLSG, encoded by the exons ATGTGGACTTTGACGTGCCAACAGTTTATTGCCCTAATTCTCCTCGGCACTTTGGTGCCCAGTGAGTCTTTTTTGTGCAAGCATTGCTTCAGGAAAAATCTTGAAAAAGTTCACGAATCGTTTAGGGACATTCTTAGTCCTCCGATATTTGGAGTAAACCCACAGCCATTGATTGAAGTGCAGCAACCGAAAGTGACCCCAAAGCCCGAG TCTTCACAAGTGATTCACGTACATCAACCACAAGTGATACTTAAGCCTATCTACTATCCAAAAGTCGATACTATTTCTACGAAAAATCAGATAGGAATACATGGGCCGTACAGTCAGTATCCATCCCTCCTGCCGTCAGCCAATTTACTTGGAATTCCAAATCAACAACTAATTAATGCACAAGACGTGCTCTCAGACAAAGATCAGAAACAGACGCAAGTTCAGAACAATAACTTACATATTCGATTCGGTGTGTCAGCACTAAGAGAAGGAAGAAATAATCCTAGTTTGGAAACGATTTCTCGGGATAAAGTAGATAAAATATCACCTgcattgcagttgcaactgttGAGATATGCAGATTCTCAGTCGCAATCCCAGACGCAGTCACAATCTGCCTCACAATCTGAATCAAATGCATCTTCACAATTCCAGGCACAGGAGCAAAGCAATCGACTGTTGGAAAACCCACCTGTTTCAGAATCTCAGTCACAATCAGAGTCACAGTCACAGTCCGAGTCACAGAAGCAGTCACAGTCGCAGTCACAGCGACAGCAACAGATACAGACGCAATTGCAAATACTGCGACAGTTGCAACAAAAGTCAAATGAGCAATCTGCCGCACAATCTGCTTCTCAGATTCAATCGCAGAGGCAATCGGATTCTCAATCCAACTTACAATTACAAGAACAATCACAATCGCAGTCAGAGCAAGGTAAGCCAATCCAGtcacaaattcaaattcttcAAGGGCTGCAGCAAAAAGAGTTAGATGACAAATCTGCATCACAGTCGCAGTCCGAATCCAAGACACggcaagagcaacaaaaacagttGAATTTGCAACAACTTGAGGAGCTATCGTCTTCACTATCACAGTCACGGCTAGGGCTGGGACAGCAAATCCAGTCACAGCTACAAAAGAATCAGTTGGATAAGCAATTTGCTTCACAGTTTCAGTCACAATCCAAGTCACAGCTGGAGCaacaaatgcaattgcaattacaAAGCCTTCGGCAACTGCAGCAGAAGCAATTAGATGAGCAATCTGCTTCACAGTCGCAGCCACAGTCACAGGTAGCGCAACAGATCCAGTCACATTTGCAACTTCTTCGATTACTGCAATCCAGATTGAAGACGCAGTCGGCATTGAAATCAGATTTAGAACAACAAATCCTTTTGCAACTAAAGAAACTTACAGAAGTGCAACAGAAACAGTTGGCTGAGCAACCCACCTTACGACCCAGTTCAAAATCACAGTCGCCTGGGCAGCTAGAGCAGCAAATTCTGTTACAGCTGCAAAATCTTCTACAGTTTCAGCAGAATCAGCTAAAATCAGATACACAAACCCAAAGCCAGTTGCAAGAGTCAAAATCTAACTCACTGTCACAGTCACAGTCACAATCGCAGGAGCAGTTACAGTTGCAGCGGGATCAGAATCTTCGGCAATTGGAACAAATAAAgttggaaatgcaaaatattcGAGAGCTGCTGCAGAAGGGCAAGTCTGAGCTACAAACCCAATCGGACTCTCAGCGACGTATACATGAGCTATACCAAAATATTCTGCAGCTAAATAAGGAGAAGTTGAGCTACCAATTGAAACAGTTAAAACTAAAAGAATTGGAAGACCAAAAGAAGTCGCAGGCAGAAATATCAAAGGGAAGTAACCCATCCAATCTATTTATTATCGGACAATTGCCTTCCGAAGGAAAGCCAGCTCCTGGAAATCAAGGTCCTTCAATTGAGCCTAAGCTGGTCCCCCAACCCGGTTCACTGGACAAATTGCCATCAGGCGGAGGGCTAATTGGCAAGCCAGCTTCAACAGGACTGTATATTTTATCGCCGGATTTCAATGATTTGTCGGATTACCGAGATCAGTTTCGTCTACAGCAAGAATTAAAAAAGCATCAAAATATATTGAGCCTTTTGCAGCGTAGACAAAATGatattaaaaaacaacaaaacgcacAGCTGTTGCTAGGACAACAACAGAAGGAACAACAAGCTCAGGAAtcaatcaataaacaacagtCCTCATCTGCTGGCTCTAGTTCTCAGACCAAGTTACAGCAAGATATACAAAGTACTGGAGCTCAAGGCTCACAGCAGGGTCTTCAAGCTGGATCCACTGGCCTGCAGACTAGTTCCCTACAAGGCACAGAAAGTTCTGCATCTCAAAGCGCCGCTCTTCAGCGATTGAAGGAGCAGGAACAACTGCGAATTCAGACGGAAAATGATCAGAAAACCTCTTCTTCAAGCTCGCACAGTAACTCACAAAACTCGCAGAGTTCGTCATCACAGTCATCGCAGGCATCACAGTCTGAAGCACAACGACAGGAGGCTGGCAATCGAAATACCTTGCTACTAGATCAATCGAGCTCCAAGACTCAGTCGGAGTCGAAGTCCGAGTCGTCGTCTCAATCATCGTCACATTCATCGTCGCAGTCAACGTCGAACTCATCTTCAAACGTTCAATCGAAACTACAAGGAGAAAGCCAAGCGCTGCTAAACAATTTGTCAGGTTAA